A genome region from Calliopsis andreniformis isolate RMS-2024a chromosome 2, iyCalAndr_principal, whole genome shotgun sequence includes the following:
- the LOC143188280 gene encoding uncharacterized protein LOC143188280, which translates to MEHARTSASTTRLIFARIRRRILMEKKIPVVISFELARTFQFENKICLLPSFLIGQYYLSGGRVKGHPGYRHQDDGEYDILPQREPPAKQCISSSAPNKKGGKQ; encoded by the exons ATGGAACACGCACGGACGAGCGCAAGTACGACGAGGCTCATATTTGCAAG GATCAGGAGGCGCATCCTGATGGAAAAGAAGATCCCTGTCGTGATATCCTTCGAGCTAGCAAGGACTTTTCAATTCGAAAATAAAATCTGTCTCCTTCCAAGCTTTCTCATAGGACAATATTATCTTTCTG GAGGAAGGGTAAAAGGACATCCAGGATACAGGCATCAGGACGACGGCGAGTACGATATTTTGCCGCAGAGGGAACCACCTGCTAAGCAGTGCATATCGAGCTCAGCGCCAAATAAGAAGGGAGGGAAACAGTGA